The Stomatobaculum sp. F0698 genomic sequence AGGCTCGAACTCCCGTCTTCGGTTTTGGAGACCAACGTTCTACCACTGAACTATTCCTCTGTGGTTAAGAGCACGCTCTTAAGCACAGGGGCTATTATATCCGTTCCTTCTTTTTGCGTCAAGTCTTTCCGAAAAATTCTTTTAAAAAAGTAAATGCATGGCTTCCTGTATACTCGATACTCCGCAGCACTCGATGTTTTCCACCGCCCTGCACTTCTCTGCATTGGATTTCGGCATGATACAGCGTGTAAAACCGAGCTTAGCGGCTTCACGAATTCGGTATTCCGCAAGCGGCACGGCACGTACCTCTCCGGAGAGTCCCACCTCCCCGAATATAACAGTGTCTGCCTCCACCGCGCGGTCTCGAAAGGAAGAAATAATGGCAATCACCGCAGCAAGGTCTACCGCAGGCTCATTCATTCGCATACCGCCCGCAATATTCACATAGGCATCATAGCGTGACAACGGCAGGCGACACCGTTTTTCCAGCACCGCCATCAGGAGATTCACGCGATTATAGTCGATACCGGCCGCAGTTCGACGCGGCATACCGAAGGCGCTCTCCGTCACCAAGGCCTGAACCTCAAGTAAAATAGGCCGACTCCCCTCAAGCGAGCAGGCAACCACGGCGCCGCTCGCGCCGAGCGGTCTCCCCTCCAACATATAGGCCGAAGGGTTTTTGACTTCTTCAAGGCCCCTCTCGGTCATCTCAAAGACACCGATTTCGTTGGTGGATCCAAAGCGATTCTTGACCGCGCGAAGAATTCGATAGGAAGAACTCTTCTCTCCTTCAAAATAGAGTACGGTATCCACCATGTGCTCAAGCACGCGGGGACCGGCCACCTGCCCCTCCTTGGTCACATGTCCCACAATAAAGATGGCAATGCCGCTGCCTTTTGCAAGTTGCATGAGGGCGTTGGTCGATTCACGCACCTGACTCACGGAACCCGGCGCGGCGCTGATGTCATCACAATACATGGTCTGAATCGAATCGATAATCGCAACGTCCGGTTTTTCGCGGAGCAGTAATTCCCGAATCAAATCCAGGTTGGTTTCGCTCAAGAAGCGCAAATCCCCCTGCATGGCGTTTAAGCGCTCCGCACGAAGTTTAATCTGTCGCAGCGACTCCTCGCCGGAAATATATAGGACCCGCTTCCCAAGTTCCGCAAAGTTCTTGCATACCTGCAGAAGTATGGTTGACTTTCCGATGCCCGGGTCTCCGCCGATCAAAACAAGAGAGCCCTCGACCGT encodes the following:
- the radA gene encoding DNA repair protein RadA, with the translated sequence MKRSTAYFCAECGFESPKWAGQCPACKAWNTLVEEPTGAKEKSRAKIQAGRPGVPAPVHLSEIDAARELRIDTGFSELNRVLGGGTVEGSLVLIGGDPGIGKSTILLQVCKNFAELGKRVLYISGEESLRQIKLRAERLNAMQGDLRFLSETNLDLIRELLLREKPDVAIIDSIQTMYCDDISAAPGSVSQVRESTNALMQLAKGSGIAIFIVGHVTKEGQVAGPRVLEHMVDTVLYFEGEKSSSYRILRAVKNRFGSTNEIGVFEMTERGLEEVKNPSAYMLEGRPLGASGAVVACSLEGSRPILLEVQALVTESAFGMPRRTAAGIDYNRVNLLMAVLEKRCRLPLSRYDAYVNIAGGMRMNEPAVDLAAVIAIISSFRDRAVEADTVIFGEVGLSGEVRAVPLAEYRIREAAKLGFTRCIMPKSNAEKCRAVENIECCGVSSIQEAMHLLF